In a genomic window of Streptomyces sp. NBC_01231:
- a CDS encoding putative hydro-lyase, translating into MATVAHPAALSPAQARELFRHGTSRPTAGWCGGFTQVNLITVPADWAYDVLLFCQRNPQPCPVLDVTDPGSWSTTLAPDADLRTDVPRYRVWEHGRLTDEPDDVVGHWREDLVTFLIGCSFTFETALHEAGVPLRHVDQGRNVAMYRSGRACRPAGRLHGPMVVSMRQVPADLVDTAIRVSERMPAVHGGPVHTGDPAALGIDDLARPDFGDPVEAEPGDVPVFWACGVTPQAALMASRPPFAITHAPGYMLITDARDIDYRIG; encoded by the coding sequence GTGGCAACCGTTGCTCATCCCGCAGCCCTGAGCCCCGCCCAGGCACGGGAGCTGTTCCGACACGGCACGAGTCGGCCCACCGCCGGGTGGTGCGGAGGCTTCACCCAGGTCAACCTGATCACGGTGCCCGCCGACTGGGCCTACGACGTGCTGCTGTTCTGTCAGCGCAACCCCCAGCCGTGTCCGGTGCTCGACGTCACGGACCCCGGCTCGTGGTCCACCACACTCGCCCCGGACGCCGACCTGCGGACCGACGTGCCGCGCTACCGCGTCTGGGAGCACGGCCGGCTGACCGACGAGCCGGACGATGTGGTCGGTCACTGGCGCGAGGACCTGGTCACCTTCCTGATCGGATGCAGCTTCACCTTCGAGACCGCGCTGCACGAGGCGGGCGTACCACTGCGCCACGTCGACCAGGGCCGTAACGTCGCGATGTACCGCAGCGGCCGCGCATGCCGGCCGGCGGGGCGGCTGCACGGCCCCATGGTCGTGTCGATGCGGCAGGTCCCGGCCGACCTGGTGGACACGGCGATCCGCGTCAGTGAGCGGATGCCCGCGGTTCACGGTGGGCCGGTCCACACCGGCGACCCCGCGGCCCTGGGCATCGACGACCTCGCCCGTCCCGACTTCGGCGACCCGGTGGAGGCCGAGCCCGGCGACGTCCCGGTCTTCTGGGCGTGCGGTGTCACTCCGCAGGCCGCCCTGATGGCGTCGCGGCCTCCCTTCGCCATCACCCACGCTCCCGGATACATGCTGATCACGGATGCGCGGGACATCGACTACCGCATCGGTTGA
- a CDS encoding MFS transporter: MTTTPTSPPAVAEDATGRFAWYRSFSPQGRRAFKGAFGGYALDAYDFQVLPLSMVALAAYFSLTTAQTGLLTTVTLLVSALGGILAGLLIDRIGRVKTLMITVATYAFFTVLCGFAVNYPMLLVSRAFQGLGFGGEWAAGAVLVAEYAKSRYRGKVLAFIQSSWAVGWGLAVIVSTIVMDNLDPSISWRVMFWTGALPAVLLVYVRRNIKDAPEVTERLASKEPRVPLSSIFKGSLARKTLFATILATGVQGGYYTIATWLPTYLKVERGLTVVGTGGYLFMLITGAFLGYLAAGYITDALGRKKTFALFAVLSAGLLLTYINIPQGANTTLLFLGFPLGFCASAIFSGFGAFLAELYPGPVRGTGQSFTYNVGRAVGAFFPTAVGFTAGSAGVGGALIYGVIGYAIALVALLGLPETRGTELT, translated from the coding sequence AACCACGCCCACCAGTCCCCCTGCCGTCGCCGAGGACGCGACCGGCCGATTCGCCTGGTACCGGTCGTTCTCCCCGCAGGGGCGCCGCGCCTTCAAGGGAGCGTTCGGCGGGTACGCCCTCGACGCCTACGACTTCCAGGTGCTCCCGCTCAGCATGGTGGCCTTGGCTGCCTACTTCAGCCTCACCACGGCGCAGACGGGCCTGCTGACCACGGTCACGCTGCTGGTGTCGGCACTCGGCGGCATTCTGGCGGGCCTGCTGATCGACCGGATCGGCCGAGTGAAGACGCTCATGATCACGGTGGCCACCTACGCCTTCTTCACCGTGCTGTGCGGCTTCGCCGTCAACTACCCCATGCTGCTGGTGTCCCGGGCTTTCCAGGGCCTGGGTTTCGGCGGTGAATGGGCGGCCGGGGCCGTCCTGGTGGCCGAGTACGCCAAGTCCCGCTACCGCGGCAAGGTGCTGGCGTTCATCCAGAGTTCCTGGGCGGTCGGCTGGGGCCTCGCCGTGATCGTGTCGACGATCGTGATGGACAACCTCGACCCCTCCATCAGCTGGCGGGTGATGTTCTGGACGGGCGCCCTGCCCGCGGTGCTGCTGGTGTACGTGCGACGCAACATCAAGGACGCCCCCGAGGTGACCGAGCGGCTGGCGAGCAAGGAGCCGCGCGTCCCGCTGTCGTCGATCTTCAAGGGCAGCCTCGCCCGCAAGACGCTCTTCGCGACGATCCTCGCCACCGGTGTGCAGGGCGGCTACTACACCATCGCCACCTGGCTGCCCACCTACCTCAAGGTCGAGCGCGGCCTCACCGTGGTCGGCACCGGCGGCTACCTCTTCATGCTCATCACCGGCGCCTTCCTGGGATACCTCGCCGCCGGCTACATCACCGACGCGCTCGGCCGCAAGAAGACCTTCGCCCTCTTCGCGGTTCTCAGCGCGGGCCTGCTGCTGACCTACATCAACATCCCGCAGGGCGCCAACACCACCCTGCTGTTCCTCGGCTTCCCCCTGGGCTTCTGCGCCTCCGCCATCTTCTCCGGGTTCGGTGCCTTCCTGGCCGAGCTGTACCCGGGCCCGGTCCGTGGCACCGGCCAGAGCTTCACGTACAACGTCGGCCGCGCCGTCGGCGCCTTCTTCCCCACCGCGGTCGGCTTCACCGCGGGCAGCGCGGGCGTCGGCGGCGCCCTGATCTACGGCGTCATCGGCTACGCCATCGCCCTGGTCGCCCTCCTGGGACTGCCGGAGACCCGCGGCACCGAACTCACCTGA
- a CDS encoding GntR family transcriptional regulator, producing the protein MAAELDPAVLVGDRVLLGRSSTAERVADILRTRISEGHLAPGSKLSEDTIGKALGISRNTLREAFRLLTHEKLLVHELNRGVFVRMLTVQDVIDIYQVRRLIECAVVRHLGNPPYDLAAAEAAVAEAEQAAEAGDWLRVGTANTHFHDAVVALGESVRLNELMRGVLAELRLAFHAMGGLRGFHEPYLARNRDILAALRAGATVKAELLLADYLNDAEQELVRTHSGLGTAEGDRGQAG; encoded by the coding sequence ATGGCTGCCGAGCTGGATCCGGCCGTGCTGGTGGGGGATCGCGTACTGCTGGGGCGCTCCAGTACCGCGGAGCGGGTCGCCGACATCCTGCGCACCCGCATCTCGGAGGGCCACCTCGCGCCGGGCAGCAAGCTCTCCGAAGACACCATCGGCAAAGCGCTCGGGATCTCGCGCAACACCCTCCGCGAGGCGTTCCGGCTGCTCACGCACGAGAAGCTGCTGGTCCACGAGCTCAATCGCGGGGTCTTCGTCCGGATGCTCACCGTCCAGGACGTCATCGACATCTACCAGGTGCGCCGGCTCATCGAATGCGCGGTGGTCCGCCACCTGGGCAACCCTCCCTACGATCTGGCCGCTGCGGAGGCCGCGGTCGCCGAGGCGGAACAAGCCGCCGAGGCAGGCGACTGGCTCCGGGTCGGCACCGCCAACACCCACTTCCACGACGCGGTGGTGGCCCTCGGCGAGAGCGTCCGCCTGAACGAACTGATGCGTGGCGTGCTGGCGGAACTGCGCCTCGCCTTCCACGCGATGGGCGGTCTGCGCGGGTTCCACGAGCCCTACCTGGCCCGCAACCGGGACATCCTCGCCGCCCTCAGGGCCGGCGCCACCGTGAAGGCGGAGCTCCTGCTCGCCGACTACCTCAACGACGCCGAGCAGGAACTCGTCCGGACCCACTCCGGACTGGGCACGGCCGAAGGGGACCGGGGCCAGGCCGGATAG